Proteins from one Deinococcus radiopugnans ATCC 19172 genomic window:
- a CDS encoding bifunctional DNA primase/polymerase: protein MNASTPDTTLLNAALAYLARDWSILPVQANGARAKQPHPILVATGHTRTVKQRKAPSWAALQRTRPTVSDVETWFGEPAGKGIAVITGALSGVVVLDLDGEAGELLRKRMGWNPHVRTGSGGYHLYLRHPGSPVRTVSAKVAGVLGQEWPGLDIRGDGGYAILPPSHNAAGTYEQLRSFDDLENMEILPSELRQLLNAQEASPSTRPPVGAKQPVQSDELPVTQSASPERLVTRALAQTSTGRNKAGFWLATQLRDNGYTLSEALPHMHTFADRVPATNAKNQIEPYTRKEAEQSLHSAFTVSKRYAWRKKNGS, encoded by the coding sequence ATGAACGCATCTACACCTGACACGACGTTATTGAACGCTGCCCTGGCTTACTTGGCAAGGGACTGGAGCATCCTGCCTGTCCAGGCCAATGGGGCAAGGGCCAAACAGCCGCACCCTATTTTGGTAGCAACAGGACACACCCGGACAGTTAAACAACGCAAGGCCCCCTCCTGGGCCGCCCTGCAACGCACCCGGCCCACCGTCTCAGACGTGGAGACCTGGTTTGGAGAGCCTGCCGGAAAGGGCATTGCCGTCATCACTGGTGCATTGAGCGGTGTCGTGGTTCTCGATCTCGATGGCGAGGCTGGAGAGCTTCTGCGTAAGCGTATGGGGTGGAATCCACATGTGAGAACGGGAAGCGGTGGGTACCACCTCTACCTCCGACACCCGGGTTCGCCGGTACGAACGGTCAGCGCAAAAGTTGCTGGAGTGTTGGGACAGGAGTGGCCTGGTCTGGACATTCGGGGCGATGGTGGGTATGCCATTTTACCCCCAAGCCACAATGCCGCTGGGACCTATGAGCAACTCCGCTCATTCGATGATCTTGAGAATATGGAAATCCTGCCCTCTGAGCTGAGGCAGCTTCTGAACGCACAGGAGGCAAGTCCCAGTACAAGGCCGCCTGTAGGCGCGAAACAGCCTGTTCAATCTGACGAGCTTCCCGTAACGCAGTCAGCATCGCCTGAACGCTTGGTGACGCGAGCCTTGGCCCAAACTTCCACTGGGCGCAACAAGGCGGGTTTTTGGCTGGCGACGCAATTGAGAGACAATGGCTACACGCTCTCAGAGGCATTGCCCCATATGCACACCTTCGCTGACCGGGTACCAGCGACAAATGCCAAGAATCAAATTGAACCATACACCCGGAAGGAGGCCGAACAGTCGCTCCACAGCGCCTTTACCGTCTCCAAACGCTACGCCTGGCGGAAAAAGAATGGCTCCTGA